Sequence from the bacterium Scap17 genome:
TCAACTTATCCACATCCGGTCGGACGAGTCGACGCGCAACCGCATGTGGACAAGTGAAAGATCAGCGGCCCGACAATTCGCTCTTCGGCACCGTCACGCCGTGCTCCTTGAGCACCTCGGCATAGCCTTCGCGGAAGGTCGGATAACGGAAGGTGTAGCCACTCTCGAGCAACAGGGCATTGCCGCAGCGCTTGCTGGAACGCCGCCGCAGCGGTGACTGGATCACCTCGGTGGACTCGACCTTGAGCTGACGCGCCAACCAGGCCATCACTTCGTGCAGCGGTGCGCCATCACAGTCGGTGGCCAGATAGATCGGCTCGACCGGCTTGCCCTCGAGGCTCAGCGCGATCAGGTGCGCCAGCACGCCCGCGCAGTCGTCACGGTGGATGCGGTTGGAATAAAGTGGCGGGTTGCTGGCGGCGATGCGACCATCACGCGCCTGGCGGATCAGCATGTCGCGGCCCGGCCCGTAGATGCCGGAGAAGCGCACCACGGTGCCGTCGAGCGAGGAATCGAGCAGTGCCTGCTCGCCTTCGCGCATCAACTGGCCCGAGAAGCTGGTGGCATCGGTGGGCGACTGCTCGTCGACCTCCTCGCCATCCTTCTGGGCGTAGACGGAGGTCGAGGACACGAACAGCACGCGGGTCGGCGGTTTGGCGCGCGACTCGAGCTCCGTCACCAGCGCCCGAATGCCGTCGACGTAAGCGGCGCGATAGGCTTCTTCGTCGAAGCGGTCGGCGCTCAGCACATGTACCACCGTGTCGGCATCTGGCAAGCTGGCCAGTGCACCTTCGGCAGTGATGTCCAACGCCAGCGTCCCGATATCGAGATCCGCCAATGCGGACACATCACGCCTGACACCGATGACGTGCTGACCGGCCTTGAGCAGTTCGCGCGCCAGCGCACTGCCAACGTCGCCACAACCGAGGATGAGACTCGTCTTCTTCACCTTTGCCGTGCTCCTTGGTAAAACGAATCGGTACCCACCGCATCCCAGGATGCCAGTTCCGGGCAGGAATCATGACTCTAACAGAACTCCGCTATATCGTAACCTTGGCCCAGGAGCGTCATTTCGGACGCGCCGCAGAGCGCTGCTTCGTCTCGCAGCCCACCCTGTCGGTGGCCGTCAAGAAGCTTGAGGAAGAGCTGGGAGTCGCACTGTTCGAGCGTTCCAAGTCCACCGTACAGGTCACACCGCTCGGCGAGAAGATCGTTCAGCAGGCCCAGCGCGTGCTGGAGCAGTCCAGCGTGATCAAGGAACTGGCCAATTCCGGCAAGGACCAGCTCTCAAGCCCCCTGCGCATCGGCGCCATCTATACCATCGGCCCTTACCTTTTCCCGCACCTGGTGCCGGAACTGACGCGGCGTGCGCCGAAGATGCCGCTCTACATCGAGGAAGGCATGACCGGCGACCTGCGGCGCAAGCTGCGCAATGGCGAGCTGGACGTGATCATCGTCGCGCTGCCGTTCACCGAGACCGACGTGCTGACCAAGGCGCTCTACGAGGAACCCTTCGAAATCCTGCTGCCGGCCGGCCACTCCCTGCTCGGGCAGGACAGCATCGCCAAGGAGCAGCTGCTCAACGAGCGACTGCTGATGCTCGGCGAGGGCCACTGCTTCCGTGATCAGATTCTCGAGGCCTGCCCGGCCATCGGCAATCAGATCAACAACCCCGAGAATACACTGATCGCCGAAGGCGGCTCGCTGGAAACCATCCGCCACATGGTCGCCTCCGGCCTCGGCATCACCGTGCTGCCCTACTCGGCCACCGGTACCGGTCACTACGAGAGCGGCGTGCTCGAGACGCGGCCCTTCAAGGACCCGGCTCCAAGCCGCAGCGTGGCGCTGGCATGGCGTGCCAGCTTCCCGCGCCCCAAGGCCATCGACGTGATCAGCCAGGCGATCGCCGAGTGCTCCAATCGTGCCCGCCAGAGCAATGAGAACGGCATGCAGGGCTCCGCTTCCCAGAGCCACGAACCGGCATGAGCAGGGCGGGCACGGACGCCTCATCTGCCGGGCCCGCCAGCGCTGGTGTCTTTGCCACCGGCGCGCTGGCCCGACCGCTGGACAGCCTGAGCGGCGTCGGCCCCGCGCTGAGCGAGAAGCTGTCGCGCCTCGGGCTGGAACGCGTCGCAGACCTGCTGTTCCATCTACCGCTGCGCTATCAGGACCGCACTCGCGTCACGCCCATCGGCACGCTCAAGAGTGGCATGGAGGCAGTGGTGGAAGGCGAGGTGACAGCCTGCGACATCGTCAAGGGTCGCCGCCGCAGCCTGCTGGTGCGTCTGCGCGATGGCAGCGGCATTCTCAGTCTGCGCTTCTTCCACTTCTCCCCAGCCCAGCAGCAGCAATTCCAGCGTGGCCATAGCGTGCGCTGCTTCGGCGAGGCACGCGCCGGAGCCACCGGTCTCGAGATCTACCATCCGGAATACCGCCTGCTTGGCCAGGGCGCCGCACCGGTGGAAGACCACCTCACACCCATCTATCCGGCCACCGAAGGCCTCAACCAGGCACGCCTGCGCGCCCTGATCGCCCAGGCGCTCAAGCAGCTCGAGGAGACGCCCCACGAGCTGCCGGACCTGATCCCCGAAGCGCTGCGCACGCGCTTTCGCCTGCCCGGCGTGATCGAGTGTCTGCGCTTTCTTCACGAGCCGCCGCCGGACGCCCCCGTCGACCAGATGAGTGACGGCGTGCACCCCAGTCAGCGCCGCCTCGCCCAGGAAGAATTGCTCGCCCACCAGCTGAGCCTGCGTCAGGTGCGCGCGCGTATCCAGCAGGATGGCGCGCCCTCGCTGAGCGCCAGTGGCGGCCTGAGCACGCGCTTTCTGGCCCAGCTGCCCTTCTCGCTGACCGGTGCCCAGCGCCGCGTGCTGGATGACGTGCGCCGTGATCTCGTGCGCGAGGTCCCGATGCTGCGCCTGGTACAGGGCGACGTGGGCTCGGGCAAGACGGTGGTGGCAGCCATGGCGGCGCTGATCGCCATCGGCGGCGGCTGTCAGGCGGCCTTGATGGCACCCACCGAGATCCTCGCCGAGCAGCACTACCGCAACTTTCGCGAATGGCTGGAGCCATTGGGCATCGAGGTGGCGTGGCTGGCCGGCAAGCTCAAGGGCAAGGCGCGGCTGGATGCCAAGGCCGCCATCGCCGATGGCCGGGCGCGCATGGTGGTCGGCACGCATGCGCTGTTTCAGGCCGATGTGACCTTCCAGCGCCTGGGGCTGGCGATCGTCGATGAGCAGCACCGCTTCGGCGTGCATCAGCGCCTCGCGTTGCGGGCAAAGGGGGAAGCCGGTGGTCTGACACCGCACCAGCTGATCATGACCGCGACGCCGATTCCGCGCACCCTGGCGATGAGCGCCTACGCCGACCTCGACCTGTCGGTGATCGATGAGCTGCCGCCGGGGCGCACCCCGGTGCAGACCGTCGCGGTGGCCGACCCGCGGCGTCCCGAGGTGGTCGAGCGCATCCGCGCCGCCTGCTTCGAGGGCCGTCAGGCCTATTGGGTGTGTACACTGATCGAGGAATCCGAGGTGATGACCTGTCAGGCCGCCGAGGTGACGCGTGACGAGCTGACCGAGGCGCTGCCGGAGCTGTCCATCGGCCTGGTCCATGGCCGCATGAAGGCGGCCGAGAAGGCCGAGGTGATGGCGGCGTTCAAGGATGGCGAGCATGACCTGCTGGTGGCGACCACGGTGATCGAAGTCGGGGTCGATGTGCCGAATGCCAGCCTGATGGTGATCGACAATCCCGAGCGTCTCGGCCTGTCGCAGCTGCACCAGCTGCGTGGCCGAGTCGGGCGTGGCAGCACCGAGAGCTTCTGTGTGCTGCTCTATCATCCGCCGCTGTCGCAGCACTCCAAGCAGCGCCTGGCAGTGATGCGCGAGACCACGGATGGCTTCAAGATCGCCGAGAAGGACCTGGAATTACGCGGACCCGGCGAAGTGCTGGGCACGCGCCAGACGGGGCTGGCGGGAATGAAGATCGCCGATCTAGAGCGTGACAGTGACCTGATCGCTCCGACCACGACCCTGGCCGATGCCATCCTCAGCGAGGCCCCGCAGGCCGCGGAGCCCTTGATTCGCCGCTGGCTGGGCGAGGCGGCCGGGCAATACGGCGCCGTCTGAGCGCCATCTTCCTCCCGCCACGCGTCAGCGACTCAGCTGGCGCGGCTGGCCTTGATCAACTGAGTGCCGGCGCTTTCCAGCGGCTGCAACAGCCGCAGCACCAGAATCAGCTGCGACAGCGCCAGGCGTCCGGTGGTGGATTCGACCTGCTCGACCTCGGCTTCCAGCGCCGCTATCTCGTCTTCGCTGTCCAGCGTGACGGCGATCTCGCCGCCCGCCTCCAATTGCTCCCCCAACGCCGTCAGCTGCTGACTCAGGCGCTCGCCATGGCGCAGCAGCGTCTCGATGCCGCTGCTGGCCGAGGCGGTCGATTCCAGTTCGCCACGATGCGCTGCCAATGCCGAGAGATAGCCGAGCACGGTGTGCGCGTGGAGCAGGAAGCCGAAGCCCGGCTCGACATCGCGCCGGAAGTGGCCGGGCTCCTTGCGGGCCGTGGCCAGCAGATTGGAGAAGGCCGCATCGGCGTTATGGGCATTGCGGCGTGCCAGACGGTAGGCCAGATCATCGCGCTTGCCGTGACGGTACTGGGACAGCACCTCGCCCAGATAGCGGCCGCTGGTCTTGAGGCTGACGCCGGCCTGTCGGTAGAGCTTGCGGCCCTGCCAGTCCGGCAGGATCAACAC
This genomic interval carries:
- the recG gene encoding ATP-dependent DNA helicase RecG, which encodes MSRAGTDASSAGPASAGVFATGALARPLDSLSGVGPALSEKLSRLGLERVADLLFHLPLRYQDRTRVTPIGTLKSGMEAVVEGEVTACDIVKGRRRSLLVRLRDGSGILSLRFFHFSPAQQQQFQRGHSVRCFGEARAGATGLEIYHPEYRLLGQGAAPVEDHLTPIYPATEGLNQARLRALIAQALKQLEETPHELPDLIPEALRTRFRLPGVIECLRFLHEPPPDAPVDQMSDGVHPSQRRLAQEELLAHQLSLRQVRARIQQDGAPSLSASGGLSTRFLAQLPFSLTGAQRRVLDDVRRDLVREVPMLRLVQGDVGSGKTVVAAMAALIAIGGGCQAALMAPTEILAEQHYRNFREWLEPLGIEVAWLAGKLKGKARLDAKAAIADGRARMVVGTHALFQADVTFQRLGLAIVDEQHRFGVHQRLALRAKGEAGGLTPHQLIMTATPIPRTLAMSAYADLDLSVIDELPPGRTPVQTVAVADPRRPEVVERIRAACFEGRQAYWVCTLIEESEVMTCQAAEVTRDELTEALPELSIGLVHGRMKAAEKAEVMAAFKDGEHDLLVATTVIEVGVDVPNASLMVIDNPERLGLSQLHQLRGRVGRGSTESFCVLLYHPPLSQHSKQRLAVMRETTDGFKIAEKDLELRGPGEVLGTRQTGLAGMKIADLERDSDLIAPTTTLADAILSEAPQAAEPLIRRWLGEAAGQYGAV
- a CDS encoding hydrogen peroxide-inducible genes activator; its protein translation is MTLTELRYIVTLAQERHFGRAAERCFVSQPTLSVAVKKLEEELGVALFERSKSTVQVTPLGEKIVQQAQRVLEQSSVIKELANSGKDQLSSPLRIGAIYTIGPYLFPHLVPELTRRAPKMPLYIEEGMTGDLRRKLRNGELDVIIVALPFTETDVLTKALYEEPFEILLPAGHSLLGQDSIAKEQLLNERLLMLGEGHCFRDQILEACPAIGNQINNPENTLIAEGGSLETIRHMVASGLGITVLPYSATGTGHYESGVLETRPFKDPAPSRSVALAWRASFPRPKAIDVISQAIAECSNRARQSNENGMQGSASQSHEPA
- a CDS encoding NAD-dependent epimerase/dehydratase family protein; the encoded protein is MKKTSLILGCGDVGSALARELLKAGQHVIGVRRDVSALADLDIGTLALDITAEGALASLPDADTVVHVLSADRFDEEAYRAAYVDGIRALVTELESRAKPPTRVLFVSSTSVYAQKDGEEVDEQSPTDATSFSGQLMREGEQALLDSSLDGTVVRFSGIYGPGRDMLIRQARDGRIAASNPPLYSNRIHRDDCAGVLAHLIALSLEGKPVEPIYLATDCDGAPLHEVMAWLARQLKVESTEVIQSPLRRRSSKRCGNALLLESGYTFRYPTFREGYAEVLKEHGVTVPKSELSGR